Proteins encoded in a region of the Nicotiana tomentosiformis chromosome 9, ASM39032v3, whole genome shotgun sequence genome:
- the LOC138898921 gene encoding uncharacterized protein, whose translation MASHKRDTAAGEGTSRVPPVDGAQSEAQGETPTQPLPAPPPPMEIPRDTAHPVPPPFPTDQDLRSAVYLLTQFVATQKQVRASASAGSSEGSGSSRVREFIALSPPEFTGTDQREDPRYFIDQLHRIFRVMHATEKEVFELAAYLSYEGWERSRGSDAPPAIWENFSDAFLDQYLLREIRQARVDQFLALKQGNMSVREYSLHFYSLAKYAPSIVATMRNRIHRFIAGLAPELTEVCATAALQDSMDISRIQAFA comes from the coding sequence ATGGCTAGCCACAAGAGAGatacagcagcaggtgaggggactagtagggtacccccagtagatggggcccagtctgaggcccaaggcgagacccctactcagccattaccggctcctccaccacctatggagattcctagggataccgcacatccagttccccctccctTTCCaacagatcaggacttgaggagtgcggtatATTTGTTGACACAGTTTGTAGCTACCCAAAAACAAgttagggcatcagctagtgcaggatcttccgaggggtctgggagttcaagggtccgagagtttattgctttgagtcccccagagttcacggggacagatcagagggaggacccgcggTATTttatagatcagcttcacaggatctttcgggttatgcatgccacggagaaagaggtaTTTGAGCTAGCAGCCTACCTTtcgtacgagggatgggagaggtcccgAGGaagtgatgcacctccagctatttgggagaatttttcagatgccttccttgaccaatACTTACTGCGGGAGAttcgacaggctcgagtcgatcagtttctagccctcaagcagggcaatatgagtgttcgagagtatagtctccatttttaCTCATTGGCCaaatatgcaccatccatagttgctactatgcggaacaggattcacaggtttatagcagggttggccccagagttaaccgaggtatgtgccaccgctgcattgcaggatagtatggatatctctcgAATTCAGGCATTTGCCTAG
- the LOC138898920 gene encoding uncharacterized protein produces MDFDAIMGMDWLAACYATVDCRAKVAKFHLLGEPVLKWVCNIVTPICRFISYLKARKIIAKRYIYHIVRVRDSDAEIPTLQSILVVKEYADMFLDELPGTQPIYIPPYRMALAELKELKEQLKYLLEKGLIRPRTSSWGAAVLFLWNKDGSLRICIDYRQLNKVTIKNKYPLPRINDLFDQL; encoded by the exons atggattttgatgctatcatgggcatggattggttggcagcttgctatgccacagttgattgccgagcaaaggtagccaaatttcatcttttgggtgagccagtccttaaATGGGTATGTAATATAGTGACACCCAtatgtaggtttatttcctatctaaaGGCAAGGAAAATAATCGCAAAACGgtacatttatcatattgtgcgagttagagattcagatgctgagatacctacacttcagtctattcttgtagtcaaagagtatgcagatatgtttctagatgagcttccag gaactcaaccaatatacatccctccatatagaatggcacttgccgaattgaaggagttgaaggagcagttaaaatatttgctggagaaaggtttaaTCAGGCCCCGTACCTCATCTTGGGGTGCAGCGGTACTATTTCTGTGGAATAAAGATGGTTCGCTGAGGatatgtatcgattataggcagctgaacaaggtaactattaagaacaaatatccacttccaaggatcaatgacttgtttgatcagttatag